One genomic window of Bartonella sp. HY038 includes the following:
- a CDS encoding invasion associated locus B family protein yields MVLKKLKFTIIALAFSLMGGGESFSQQPEQNYFPHPPELSVPDGEPGQIRRAIMQFNNWTLICDEDLPAKKQVCNVTQSIVDRTGNVVFSWSLAASDNGQPFFLLRALPTADKTKPIQMFFQNRKEPVNIDYVDCNESLCLAQTRVGPVLSAAIDTGAMAFISYPLQDGSNFQFYAPLKGLKEAVQSIK; encoded by the coding sequence ATGGTTTTGAAAAAACTTAAATTTACAATAATCGCTCTCGCCTTCTCCCTAATGGGGGGAGGCGAAAGCTTTTCACAACAGCCAGAACAAAACTACTTTCCTCATCCGCCTGAGCTTTCAGTGCCCGATGGTGAACCTGGTCAGATTCGCCGTGCGATTATGCAATTTAATAATTGGACGCTTATCTGTGACGAGGACTTGCCTGCTAAAAAGCAGGTTTGCAATGTTACGCAATCAATTGTCGATCGTACAGGCAATGTGGTTTTTAGTTGGTCGCTAGCTGCGAGTGATAATGGGCAGCCGTTTTTTTTGCTTCGGGCATTGCCGACAGCTGATAAAACCAAGCCAATACAAATGTTCTTTCAAAATCGCAAGGAGCCAGTAAATATCGATTATGTTGATTGTAATGAATCGCTTTGTCTAGCACAGACGCGGGTTGGACCAGTGCTTAGCGCAGCAATTGATACAGGAGCGATGGCGTTTATTTCTTATCCGTTGCAAGATGGCAGTAATTTTCAATTTTATGCGCCATTGAAAGGCCTAAAAGAAGCAGTGCAATCGATAAAGTAG
- a CDS encoding YadA-like family protein has translation MRNSTNIKLKKLASSASAVKLNNSYFPRLDIKKAAAALLSAGVCFTSFQVGTAQAAIAISDSGIAASSPPQTRPGSSGGGGANTSNTGIAMVGDGDCSIFAGDTVYSGVYGTDASTYLGGMYGFGSQSVSRDYADPSNAAANSGIISYQSAEQSFGNVTFHGFANSAQVNNKTNAYGVNSLAVGCNSKALGVSSTAIGMNVQANGTASIAMGQSSIANAGGTIALGLSAQALDTDAIALGTLSYASVKNAIAIGSNAQATGISATALGSTANGSSDAGVIASGAGAVALGGNATKGASATGDDAIAIAGESSAAGTSALAIGRGSSASKNLSIAIGDGAQSSIVGGVALGANSIASIDAGVPGFDPFSNAASTTTGGTWVSTTGSVSVGSGSTITRQITGLAAGTNDTDAVNIAQLKQMRAYAAQGWNISVGGGDASNVGLGSQVDFSAGNSGNLLVTKGTDNNNISFELAENIDVSSVKAGNSLLNTNGLAITVGDGSTALSATGLTIANGPSVTTSGIDAAAKKVTNLADATLSETSTDAVTGKQLNETNTNLATTNTNLDTTNANLATTNSNVTALNSKVNDHATNINAALGSGDITDGTAPSFSIQGVVKNSVAAALSAADSAITTNKDNIATNTTNIATNSTDIASLQANALQYSGGVFSATRNGSAQKITGVANGTADSDAVNYGQLSDAISGASWSLSVGGENSTKIGNGATVDFSAGSSGNLLVTKGTDNNNISFELAENIDVSSVKAGNSLLNTNGLTITVGDGSTALTATGLTIANGPSVTTSGIDAAAKKVTNLADATLSETSTDAVTGKQLNETNTNLATTNTNLDTTNANLATTNSNVTALNSKVNDHATNINAALGSGDITDGTAPSFSIQGVVKNSVAAALSAADSAITTNKDNIATNTTNIATNSTDIASLQANALQYSGGVFSATRNGSAQKITGVANGTADSDAVNYGQLSDAISGASWSLSVGGENSTKIGNGATVDFSAGNSGNLLVTKGTDNNNISFELAENIDVSSVKAGNSLLNTNGLAITVGDGSTALSATGLTIASGPSVTTSGIDAAAKKVTNLADATLSETSTDAVTGKQLNETNTNLATTNTNLDTTNANLATTNSNVTALNSKVNDHATNINAALGSGDITDGTAPSFSIQGVVKNSVAAALSAADSAITTNKDNIATNTTNIATNSTDIASLQANALQYSGGVFSATRNGSAQKITGVANGTADSDAVNYGQLSDAISGASWSLSVGGENSTKIGNGATVDFSAGNSGNLLVTKGTDNNNISFELAENIDVSSVKAGNSLLNTNGLAITVGDGSTALSATGLTIASGPSVTTSGIDAAAKKVTNLADATLSETSTDAVTGKQLNETNTNLATTNTNLDTTNANLATTNSNVTALNSKVNDHATNINAALGSGDITDGTAPSFSIQGTAYDNVSSAFSGVDTSLNAIKGQINSIDTDALKWDTTINAFNASRNNDNGEATASKITNVAAGDISATSTDVINGSQLYSTNESINSVANLTSSALGGGADLANGVLPSFQISTIVANDARMLRSGSLVSTYDSVDSALTQLDTNINVVNDKVEAVSSDVSNLSSNALLWNDTAGAFNAGRTVDGEVTKSKITNIADGSLEENSSDAVTGGQLYSSNSQIASFLGAGASFVNGTWTAPNFLISQIDTSGNKTTANYGNVGDALTGVSSSIDNVNQRVSDVQSQIDNMGPDEDALRYDESAGGYDAGSKNNQPNKIVNVENGTIAQNSKDAVNGGQLWDTNQRIDQIQSNVNDVATNAVTYDKDENGNKTNSISLKGADASKPVVINNVADGKIEKDSKQAVNGGQLYDYTKEQMQVTLNDSKAYTDQRIESMTQNSVEQANYYTDAKFNQLNGSINDVRKEARQAAAIGLAASSLRFDSTPGKISIAAGGGFWKSEGAFAVGAGYTSETGKVRANVTATSAGGDFGVGAGVSFTLN, from the coding sequence ATGAGAAATTCCACAAACATTAAATTGAAAAAATTGGCATCTAGTGCTTCTGCGGTCAAGCTTAACAATAGTTATTTCCCTCGGCTTGATATAAAGAAAGCTGCTGCTGCATTGTTGTCTGCTGGTGTTTGTTTCACATCATTTCAGGTTGGAACTGCACAGGCTGCTATTGCAATATCAGATAGTGGTATAGCTGCAAGTTCGCCCCCACAAACACGACCTGGTTCTAGCGGTGGTGGTGGCGCTAATACAAGTAACACAGGTATCGCTATGGTGGGTGACGGTGATTGCTCTATTTTTGCTGGTGATACTGTTTATTCTGGCGTTTATGGTACAGATGCAAGCACGTATCTGGGCGGAATGTATGGCTTTGGTTCTCAATCGGTTAGCCGAGACTATGCCGACCCTTCGAACGCGGCAGCTAATTCAGGTATAATTAGTTATCAAAGCGCGGAGCAATCATTTGGCAATGTAACTTTTCATGGTTTTGCAAATAGCGCACAAGTTAATAATAAAACCAATGCATATGGCGTTAACTCTCTTGCAGTTGGTTGTAATTCCAAAGCTCTAGGCGTGTCTTCAACCGCTATTGGTATGAATGTACAAGCTAATGGTACAGCAAGTATTGCGATGGGGCAGAGCTCGATAGCAAATGCCGGCGGCACGATCGCGCTTGGTTTGTCGGCACAGGCATTGGACACTGATGCTATTGCTTTGGGTACCTTATCTTATGCGTCAGTAAAAAACGCGATTGCTATTGGTTCCAACGCGCAAGCTACAGGTATTAGTGCGACAGCATTGGGTTCTACCGCCAACGGCAGTTCTGATGCTGGGGTAATTGCTAGCGGTGCAGGCGCAGTAGCACTTGGCGGCAATGCAACGAAAGGCGCATCTGCAACTGGAGATGATGCTATTGCCATAGCAGGTGAATCAAGTGCTGCTGGCACTTCGGCGTTAGCCATTGGCAGAGGATCTTCTGCGTCAAAAAATCTATCTATAGCAATTGGTGATGGTGCTCAAAGCTCAATCGTCGGTGGTGTTGCTCTTGGGGCAAATTCTATCGCTTCGATTGATGCAGGCGTACCAGGCTTTGATCCTTTCAGCAACGCAGCATCTACAACGACTGGTGGTACTTGGGTTAGTACTACGGGTTCAGTCAGTGTTGGCAGTGGTTCAACCATAACAAGACAAATTACTGGTCTTGCAGCAGGTACTAATGATACTGATGCAGTTAATATCGCACAGCTTAAACAAATGCGTGCTTATGCTGCCCAAGGATGGAACATATCCGTTGGTGGCGGTGATGCAAGCAATGTTGGCCTTGGAAGCCAAGTTGATTTTAGTGCTGGTAATTCTGGTAATTTGTTGGTTACAAAAGGAACAGACAATAACAATATCAGCTTTGAACTTGCAGAAAATATTGATGTAAGCAGTGTTAAGGCCGGTAATTCATTATTGAATACGAATGGTCTTGCAATCACTGTTGGTGATGGCTCAACAGCCCTTAGCGCAACTGGTCTTACAATTGCTAATGGTCCAAGTGTGACAACATCAGGTATTGATGCTGCAGCTAAGAAAGTAACTAATCTTGCTGATGCAACCTTATCAGAAACTTCAACAGATGCAGTAACTGGTAAGCAATTGAATGAAACCAATACCAATTTGGCAACGACGAATACTAATCTTGATACAACCAATGCAAATTTGGCAACGACCAATAGCAATGTAACTGCGCTTAATAGCAAGGTTAATGACCATGCTACAAATATTAACGCAGCACTTGGTAGTGGTGATATTACAGATGGTACAGCGCCAAGCTTTAGCATTCAAGGCGTTGTAAAGAACAGCGTTGCTGCTGCATTATCTGCAGCTGATAGCGCAATCACGACCAATAAGGATAATATTGCAACCAACACCACCAATATTGCAACAAATTCTACTGATATTGCTAGCCTTCAAGCCAATGCTTTACAATATAGCGGCGGTGTATTTTCGGCGACCCGTAACGGTTCAGCTCAAAAAATTACTGGCGTTGCCAATGGTACTGCTGATAGTGACGCGGTAAATTATGGTCAGTTAAGTGATGCAATCAGCGGCGCTTCTTGGAGCCTTTCCGTTGGTGGTGAGAATTCTACCAAGATTGGTAATGGTGCAACCGTTGATTTTAGTGCTGGAAGTTCTGGTAATTTGTTGGTTACAAAAGGAACAGACAATAACAATATCAGCTTTGAACTTGCAGAAAATATTGATGTAAGCAGTGTTAAGGCCGGTAATTCATTATTGAATACGAATGGTCTTACAATCACTGTTGGTGATGGTTCAACAGCCCTTACCGCAACTGGTCTTACAATTGCTAATGGTCCAAGTGTGACAACATCAGGTATTGATGCTGCAGCTAAGAAAGTAACTAACCTTGCTGATGCAACCTTATCAGAAACTTCAACAGATGCAGTAACTGGTAAGCAATTGAATGAAACCAATACCAATTTGGCAACGACGAATACTAATCTTGATACAACCAATGCAAATTTGGCAACGACCAATAGCAATGTAACTGCGCTTAATAGCAAGGTTAATGACCATGCTACAAATATTAACGCAGCACTTGGCAGTGGTGATATTACAGATGGTACAGCGCCAAGCTTTAGCATTCAAGGCGTTGTAAAGAACAGCGTTGCTGCTGCATTATCTGCAGCTGATAGCGCAATCACAACCAATAAGGATAATATTGCAACCAATACAACTAATATTGCAACAAATTCTACTGATATTGCTAGCCTTCAAGCCAATGCTTTACAATATAGCGGCGGTGTATTTTCGGCGACCCGTAATGGTTCAGCTCAAAAAATTACTGGCGTTGCCAATGGTACTGCTGATAGTGACGCGGTAAATTATGGTCAGTTAAGTGATGCAATCAGCGGCGCTTCTTGGAGCCTTTCCGTTGGTGGTGAAAATTCTACCAAGATTGGTAATGGTGCAACCGTTGATTTTAGTGCTGGTAACTCTGGTAATTTGTTGGTTACAAAAGGAACAGACAACAACAATATCAGCTTTGAACTTGCAGAAAATATTGATGTAAGCAGTGTTAAAGCCGGTAATTCTTTATTGAATACGAATGGTCTTGCAATCACTGTTGGTGATGGCTCAACAGCTCTTAGCGCAACTGGTCTTACAATTGCTAGTGGTCCAAGTGTGACAACATCAGGTATTGATGCTGCAGCTAAGAAAGTAACTAATCTTGCTGATGCAACCTTATCAGAAACTTCAACAGATGCAGTAACTGGTAAGCAATTGAATGAAACCAATACCAATTTGGCAACGACGAATACTAATCTTGATACAACCAATGCAAATTTGGCAACGACCAATAGCAATGTAACTGCGCTTAATAGCAAGGTTAATGACCATGCTACAAATATTAACGCAGCACTTGGCAGTGGTGATATTACAGATGGTACAGCGCCAAGCTTTAGCATTCAAGGCGTTGTAAAGAACAGCGTTGCTGCTGCATTATCTGCAGCTGATAGCGCAATCACGACCAATAAGGATAATATTGCAACCAACACCACTAATATTGCAACAAATTCTACTGATATTGCTAGCCTTCAAGCCAATGCTTTACAATATAGCGGCGGTGTATTTTCGGCGACCCGTAATGGTTCAGCTCAAAAAATTACTGGCGTTGCCAATGGTACTGCTGATAGTGACGCGGTAAATTATGGTCAGTTAAGTGATGCAATCAGCGGCGCTTCTTGGAGCCTTTCCGTTGGTGGTGAAAATTCTACCAAGATTGGTAATGGTGCAACCGTTGATTTTAGTGCTGGTAACTCTGGTAATTTGTTGGTTACAAAAGGAACAGACAACAACAATATCAGCTTTGAACTTGCAGAAAATATTGATGTAAGCAGTGTTAAAGCCGGTAATTCTTTATTGAATACGAATGGTCTTGCAATCACTGTTGGTGATGGCTCAACAGCTCTTAGCGCAACTGGTCTTACAATTGCTAGTGGTCCAAGTGTGACAACATCAGGTATTGATGCTGCAGCTAAGAAAGTAACTAATCTTGCTGATGCAACCTTATCAGAAACTTCAACAGATGCAGTAACTGGTAAGCAATTGAATGAAACCAATACCAATTTGGCAACGACGAATACTAATCTTGATACAACCAATGCAAATTTGGCAACGACCAATAGCAATGTAACTGCGCTTAATAGCAAGGTTAATGACCATGCTACAAATATTAACGCAGCACTTGGTAGTGGTGATATTACAGATGGTACAGCGCCAAGCTTTAGCATTCAAGGGACAGCTTATGACAATGTAAGTTCAGCTTTTAGCGGTGTTGATACAAGTTTAAATGCAATTAAGGGGCAGATTAATAGTATAGACACAGATGCACTTAAATGGGATACGACGATAAATGCGTTTAATGCTTCTCGCAATAATGACAATGGTGAAGCAACAGCTAGTAAAATCACCAATGTTGCGGCAGGCGATATAAGCGCAACTTCAACTGATGTTATCAATGGTTCGCAATTATATTCGACCAATGAGAGTATAAACTCAGTTGCGAACCTTACGTCAAGCGCACTTGGTGGCGGCGCTGATCTTGCTAATGGTGTGTTGCCAAGCTTTCAGATTTCAACCATCGTTGCTAATGATGCGCGGATGTTGCGTTCTGGTTCATTAGTTTCGACTTATGATAGTGTTGACAGTGCATTAACTCAGTTGGATACCAACATTAATGTCGTAAATGATAAGGTGGAAGCAGTTAGTAGCGATGTAAGCAATCTTAGTTCCAATGCATTGCTTTGGAATGATACAGCAGGTGCTTTTAACGCAGGCCGTACAGTTGATGGTGAAGTAACCAAGAGTAAAATAACGAATATTGCAGATGGGTCATTGGAGGAAAATTCTAGTGATGCAGTAACTGGTGGACAACTTTATTCATCAAATAGTCAGATAGCAAGTTTCCTTGGTGCTGGTGCATCCTTTGTTAATGGTACTTGGACCGCTCCTAATTTTTTGATTAGTCAAATTGATACAAGCGGCAATAAGACCACCGCAAATTATGGAAATGTTGGTGATGCCCTTACTGGCGTTAGCAGTAGTATTGATAATGTTAACCAACGTGTCAGTGATGTGCAAAGCCAAATAGATAATATGGGTCCAGATGAGGATGCCTTGCGTTATGACGAAAGTGCTGGAGGTTATGATGCCGGATCCAAGAATAACCAACCAAATAAGATTGTTAATGTAGAAAATGGTACAATCGCTCAAAACTCAAAAGATGCAGTAAATGGTGGACAGCTTTGGGATACTAATCAAAGGATTGACCAAATTCAAAGTAACGTCAATGATGTGGCAACTAATGCTGTAACCTATGATAAGGACGAAAATGGTAATAAAACCAATTCAATTAGTCTGAAAGGAGCTGATGCCAGTAAGCCAGTCGTTATAAATAATGTGGCAGATGGTAAGATTGAGAAAGATTCAAAGCAGGCGGTAAATGGTGGTCAGCTTTATGATTATACTAAGGAGCAAATGCAAGTCACACTTAATGACTCCAAAGCTTATACTGATCAAAGAATTGAAAGCATGACTCAGAATTCGGTTGAACAAGCTAATTATTATACCGATGCTAAGTTTAATCAGCTCAATGGTAGTATTAATGATGTTCGTAAAGAAGCACGACAAGCTGCCGCTATCGGACTTGCAGCCTCTAGCTTACGTTTTGATTCAACCCCTGGCAAGATAAGTATTGCAGCCGGTGGTGGCTTCTGGAAGAGTGAAGGTGCTTTTGCAGTAGGTGCTGGCTATACATCTGAAACAGGTAAAGTACGCGCTAATGTTACAGCTACATCTGCCGGTGGTGATTTTGGTGTCGGTGCCGGTGTTAGCTTCACGTTGAATTAA
- a CDS encoding hydrogen peroxide-inducible genes activator: protein MFTIRQMRYFEALATIRHFGAAADKVGVSQPALSVQIAEMEKAIGLPLFERMPKGVILTTTGRDFLPIIRSILKQVKTLDEMSSLYRGPFHGILRIGIIPTLAPYILPSLLPVIKQNYPNLSLELHEAKTTTLASELAIGNLDLTLAAEPFPIDAVKSKHLFSDPFYLGTSKQEQRYDKGVDNVDDIDITQLLLLEEGHCLRDQALDICSANNYLQEYGATSLTTLLQLVANDFGVTLIPQIACIDDSNLKNLKILNFKHSHPKRDISLFWRERSPRDKEYEQFAEILINVVKPLQKKANQNIQLQE from the coding sequence ATGTTTACTATAAGACAAATGCGCTATTTTGAAGCTTTAGCCACAATTCGGCATTTTGGCGCCGCTGCTGATAAAGTTGGAGTATCACAACCAGCATTATCAGTACAAATTGCCGAAATGGAAAAAGCAATTGGCCTGCCACTTTTTGAGCGTATGCCAAAAGGCGTTATATTAACGACTACTGGACGTGACTTTTTGCCGATTATTCGTTCTATATTGAAGCAAGTGAAAACTCTTGATGAAATGTCTTCGCTGTATCGCGGTCCCTTTCATGGGATTTTACGTATTGGTATTATTCCCACTCTTGCTCCTTATATCTTACCTAGCCTTTTACCTGTAATCAAACAAAACTACCCCAATCTTTCATTAGAATTACATGAAGCGAAAACAACGACATTAGCAAGTGAATTAGCTATCGGCAATTTAGATTTGACACTGGCTGCCGAACCTTTTCCTATAGATGCTGTAAAATCTAAACACTTATTTTCTGACCCGTTTTACCTTGGCACCTCAAAACAAGAGCAGCGTTACGATAAGGGCGTAGATAATGTCGATGATATAGATATTACACAATTACTTTTACTTGAAGAAGGCCATTGTTTACGTGATCAAGCGCTCGATATTTGCAGCGCCAATAATTATTTGCAAGAATATGGCGCAACCAGTCTTACCACGCTATTGCAATTAGTTGCTAACGATTTTGGCGTAACGCTTATTCCACAAATTGCTTGTATTGATGATAGCAATTTAAAAAATTTGAAAATTTTAAACTTCAAACATAGCCATCCTAAACGTGACATTTCATTATTTTGGCGAGAACGCAGTCCTCGCGATAAGGAATATGAACAATTTGCCGAAATTTTGATCAATGTGGTAAAGCCATTACAAAAGAAAGCAAATCAAAATATACAACTACAAGAATAA
- a CDS encoding electron transfer flavoprotein subunit beta/FixA family protein, whose translation MKVLVCVKRVVDYNVKVRVKSDGSGVDLANVKMSMNPFDEIAVEEAIRQKEAGNFNEVVLVSVGPQAAQDVLRTGLAMGADRAILVKTDNVVEPLNVAKAVKAVTQNEKPDMVFLGKQAIDDDSNQTGQMLAALLAWPQATFASKLEMAGDKAIVSREVDSGIETIAVTLPAVLTVDLRLNEPRYASLPNIMKAKKKTIDELSLEELGVDASPRLSVLKVEEPQGRKAGIKVASAEELVAKLKNEAGIF comes from the coding sequence ATGAAGGTTTTGGTCTGTGTGAAGCGTGTCGTTGATTATAATGTTAAAGTTCGCGTAAAAAGTGACGGTTCAGGTGTTGACCTTGCCAATGTTAAAATGTCGATGAATCCCTTTGATGAAATTGCAGTAGAAGAAGCGATCCGCCAAAAGGAAGCCGGGAATTTTAATGAAGTGGTTTTGGTGTCTGTCGGGCCGCAAGCTGCCCAAGATGTTTTGCGTACTGGTCTTGCTATGGGGGCAGATCGCGCCATTTTGGTTAAAACCGATAATGTTGTTGAACCATTAAATGTAGCTAAAGCGGTAAAGGCCGTAACGCAAAATGAAAAGCCTGATATGGTTTTTCTTGGCAAACAAGCAATTGATGATGATAGCAATCAAACCGGTCAAATGCTTGCTGCATTATTGGCATGGCCGCAAGCAACCTTTGCTTCAAAATTGGAAATGGCTGGTGATAAGGCAATTGTTAGCCGCGAAGTTGATAGCGGTATTGAAACAATTGCAGTGACGCTGCCTGCCGTTTTAACGGTCGATCTTCGTTTGAATGAGCCGCGCTATGCTTCCCTTCCTAATATTATGAAGGCGAAGAAAAAGACAATTGATGAATTGAGTCTTGAAGAACTTGGTGTTGATGCAAGCCCACGTCTAAGCGTTTTAAAAGTTGAAGAGCCGCAGGGGCGCAAAGCAGGTATTAAGGTTGCAAGCGCTGAAGAGTTGGTAGCTAAACTTAAAAATGAAGCCGGAATTTTTTAA
- a CDS encoding electron transfer flavoprotein subunit alpha/FixB family protein, with amino-acid sequence MAILILAEHDNVNLSEQTAKTLLAAQKIGGDIDILIAGHNVGNIAAAAAKLSGVRAVLVGDAPHLEHQLAEPVADLMLSRSNFYDYLLSPATSRGKNILPRVAALLDVMQISDIVEVVDSSTFKRPIYAGNAVETVKSSEDKKVITVRTTAFSGAVEENGNARIEAVEVPEDKGLSQFIKADVTANERPELTSAKVIVSGGRAFGSEEHFMQLLLPLADKLGAAIGASRAAVDAGYAPNDWQVGQTGKVVAPALYIAIGISGAIQHLAGMKDSGIIVAINKDEEAPIMQIADYALVGDLFDIVPKLNDLL; translated from the coding sequence ATGGCAATTCTTATTTTAGCTGAACATGATAATGTGAACCTTTCCGAACAAACGGCAAAGACATTGCTTGCAGCGCAAAAAATCGGCGGAGATATTGATATTTTAATTGCTGGGCATAATGTTGGTAATATTGCCGCTGCTGCTGCAAAGTTATCTGGGGTTAGAGCTGTATTGGTAGGGGATGCTCCCCATCTTGAGCACCAATTGGCAGAGCCTGTTGCCGATCTCATGCTATCGCGCAGCAATTTTTATGATTATTTGCTGAGCCCTGCAACATCTCGGGGTAAAAATATATTACCGCGCGTTGCCGCCTTGCTTGATGTGATGCAGATTTCAGACATTGTAGAAGTGGTTGATAGTAGCACATTTAAGCGCCCCATCTATGCTGGCAACGCTGTTGAGACGGTAAAAAGCAGTGAGGATAAAAAGGTTATCACTGTGCGCACAACGGCGTTTAGTGGTGCTGTAGAAGAAAACGGTAATGCCAGAATTGAAGCCGTTGAAGTGCCGGAAGATAAAGGCTTATCGCAGTTTATCAAGGCTGATGTTACTGCCAATGAGCGGCCTGAACTCACCTCTGCTAAAGTGATTGTGTCAGGTGGACGTGCCTTTGGTTCAGAAGAACATTTCATGCAGCTTTTATTGCCGCTTGCTGATAAATTAGGCGCTGCGATTGGTGCAAGTCGTGCGGCGGTTGATGCAGGCTATGCCCCTAATGATTGGCAGGTTGGCCAAACTGGTAAGGTGGTTGCACCTGCACTTTACATTGCCATTGGCATTTCTGGCGCAATTCAGCATTTGGCTGGTATGAAAGATTCAGGCATTATTGTTGCTATTAACAAGGACGAAGAAGCACCGATCATGCAGATCGCAGATTACGCTTTGGTTGGTGACTTATTTGATATTGTACCAAAGCTAAATGACCTACTCTAA
- the imm45 gene encoding Imm45 family immunity protein: MSKLLDYEEMILWPGTIFRLKGQYPYENRVDFMIYETSYDEYPLGLIVTTGYHAGKKVPFVFPKEAFTKRKIEGFESRIFAINKEWVISNWQTLIYDGCTIEDVDIYDGYHLTMKENLPQV; the protein is encoded by the coding sequence TTGAGCAAGCTTTTAGATTATGAGGAAATGATATTATGGCCCGGCACAATTTTTCGATTAAAGGGCCAATATCCCTATGAAAACCGCGTAGATTTTATGATATATGAAACATCTTATGACGAATACCCACTGGGCTTGATCGTTACCACTGGCTATCATGCTGGCAAAAAAGTACCCTTTGTTTTTCCCAAAGAGGCTTTTACCAAAAGGAAAATCGAAGGCTTTGAAAGCAGAATTTTTGCAATTAATAAAGAGTGGGTTATTTCAAATTGGCAAACACTTATTTATGATGGCTGCACTATTGAAGATGTCGATATCTATGACGGCTATCATTTAACCATGAAGGAAAACTTACCACAAGTTTAA
- a CDS encoding metal-binding protein ZinT, which yields MSDIISKCVGAFGATALLLTPVASFANSGAQQVAAAEHDHAHEHSHAHAHDEEHGHSDPIYKGYFKDDQVKARELTDWDGDWQSVYPYLMDGSLESVLEAKAKKGPQTIEEYRDYYKTGYNTDINRIVIDGSKVTYYKNDKPYSGEYASDGHEILTYKKGNRGVRFIFKKISGDADAPQFIQFSDHGIFPAKAEHYHLYMGNDRAELLKEMDHWPTYYRSSLNAKQIADEMLAH from the coding sequence ATGTCTGATATTATTTCAAAATGCGTGGGTGCATTTGGTGCAACAGCACTTCTTTTAACTCCAGTTGCTAGTTTTGCAAATAGTGGCGCGCAGCAGGTTGCCGCCGCAGAACATGATCACGCCCATGAACATTCGCACGCCCACGCCCATGATGAAGAGCACGGCCACAGTGATCCAATTTATAAGGGCTATTTTAAAGACGACCAAGTAAAGGCGCGCGAACTTACCGATTGGGATGGTGATTGGCAGTCCGTTTATCCATATTTAATGGATGGCTCACTTGAATCTGTTTTAGAAGCTAAAGCAAAAAAAGGTCCGCAAACGATTGAGGAATATCGGGATTATTATAAAACTGGTTATAATACCGATATTAATCGCATTGTCATTGATGGCAGCAAAGTCACTTATTATAAAAACGACAAACCTTATAGCGGTGAATATGCTAGCGATGGTCATGAAATACTCACCTATAAAAAAGGCAATCGTGGTGTAAGGTTCATCTTTAAAAAGATATCTGGCGATGCTGATGCACCACAATTCATCCAATTTAGTGATCATGGTATTTTCCCAGCTAAGGCTGAACATTATCATCTTTACATGGGTAATGACCGCGCTGAATTGCTAAAGGAAATGGACCATTGGCCAACCTATTATCGCTCGTCATTAAATGCCAAGCAAATTGCTGATGAAATGCTTGCCCACTAA
- a CDS encoding thiamine diphosphokinase, translated as MKKITILLGGQLEVTPRLMGQIAGSTVIAADSGIRHAETLGVEPFLWLGDFDSTQEADIARYSDIRRQSYPVEKDMTDGEIAVHVALAEGADEIILCGAFGGSRSDHALLHMTMAAALAQKGVKLLLTSGGEEATSLAPGDHVFDLPDDTLFSIIAFSQMSELSIQGAHWQLQNAQLDFGSSLTLSNRVQGTLFVSFENGSGILIANLKE; from the coding sequence ATGAAAAAAATTACAATCCTTCTTGGTGGGCAGTTAGAAGTAACGCCGCGATTGATGGGGCAAATTGCTGGGAGTACTGTTATTGCTGCTGATAGTGGTATTCGACATGCTGAAACGTTGGGTGTTGAACCTTTCTTATGGTTAGGTGATTTTGATTCGACCCAAGAAGCAGATATTGCCCGCTATAGCGATATTCGTCGCCAATCCTACCCTGTTGAAAAAGACATGACGGATGGCGAAATTGCCGTTCATGTAGCATTGGCTGAAGGAGCTGATGAGATCATTTTATGTGGGGCTTTTGGTGGTAGCCGTAGCGATCATGCCTTATTGCATATGACCATGGCGGCCGCTTTAGCACAAAAGGGTGTGAAGCTTTTATTGACAAGCGGTGGCGAGGAGGCAACCTCTCTTGCGCCTGGCGATCATGTATTTGATTTGCCTGATGATACGCTGTTTAGCATCATTGCATTTTCGCAAATGTCAGAATTATCTATTCAAGGTGCGCATTGGCAATTGCAAAATGCGCAATTGGATTTTGGCTCTTCGCTTACCTTATCAAATAGGGTGCAAGGTACGCTTTTTGTGTCATTTGAAAACGGTTCTGGCATTCTTATTGCAAATTTGAAAGAATAA